Sequence from the Pradoshia eiseniae genome:
GCCACAATGGACTCTCTTTCTTCTGTAGCGATTACCGTTGAAACAGAATTCCCCTGTATTTTTTCTTCATATTCCTTCTTGCAGACACCAAAAGCCTGGTTTGCCATGGAGCGATTCTCATCTATTTCAGTCAATTCGAGTTTTAGCTCTGCCAAATGGACTTCGAGAAGATCCATGTCCTGCTCCATCACTTCCCGCTCTAATTCATGAACGGATTGTCCTCCAGCGACTTCCTGAAGAATGGTCATCACGCCATCAACTTTCCTGATTAATTCCTGTTTCTTCTCAAACTGTTCCTCGACGGCTTGCAATTGTTCTTCTGTTTCAACACCTGCTAATTCAAACAAAGACTGCATGGAAGCCTCAGCTGACTTTTTCTTGGAAGATGCCGTTTCATATTCGGCTAATCGTTTCTCCAGCTGACTTTGCCATTCTTTTTCATCACGCTGATTTTGCTGCTGTTGCCGCAATGCCTCTGCTAAATTAAAGACAAGGGATTGAATATTCACAGGCTTAGGCCAGCCTACCTGATCCAATATAGCCTCAACCTTATCCTCATAGTCCTTCACAAACCTCATACTCGCATCCATCTTTATGTTTAGCTCTGACCATTCATCATATAGATTGATGCAACGATCATAGCGTTCGATTTGTTCAAGCGCAGATTCCGTTGAAGAAGCTGCGTCAAGATTTAGCGGAGTGATAGCTTCCTGCCAATCTATTTTCCACTCATCAAATTCACGTACTTTTACTTTTAATTCCTCTTCAAGCTTGGCGAGATCCGCTTTCCTGTTCAGCCATTCTGTTTCAATCGCCTTTTTTTCATTTATACGCGCCGATTCTTTATCCTTGAAGACAGATGCCTCCTTTAATAAAGACTCTAATGAGTATTTTTCATAGGATTCTTCTAATGGCTTAATGGATGATAAAGCCTCATATAACCGTTCCTTCAGGTGCTTGCTTTTCTGCAAGAGAAGCGCACAGGAATCTTCTTCCTTCTTGCACGCTGAGAGCAGCTGCTTTATCTCCTTATATTTCGCCATCCAAGCCTTCATCTCTTGTGGAGAAAGAGGATTCATTCCGTACTCCAGCCAGACTGATTTCCACTTCTCTTTAAATTGCCGTTCCTCTTCATGCAGATGATTCAACGTGTGCTTATAACCTTCAATCCGCTTGCTGGCTCCCTCAATATCATTCAAATATTTTTGCTTCATACCGACCTTAGCAGATTCGTGCCTCATTACATCAGCCAATTCATCCGCCTTCCTTGAACGGCTTTCATATACATCCGCTAATGTTTCCTTGCCAGCATAAAGCGTAATCGCTTCTACCTCTACTTCTTTTCCTTCAAGAGTTTGTCGAACAAGTTCCCAGCCGGCATCACGCGCATCTCTGGCATCCTTTAGATGTTCCTCGGTCGGAATTATCGTACTTGCTTCAAGATTACGCAGGTTCATTCGGGCAGCTTCTAGAAGCTCTTCCTCCGTATTAATCTTTTGTATCCAGGAAAGAATCTCTTCCTTTTGAATCCGTTCTTCCTCAATGAACTTTTGAATGGTTTCGTCCAAAATTCGAATTTGAAGGATAGAAAAATCTTCCCGGCTTCCTTTCCATATAGGAAGAAAAGTTAATTCAGCGTCGATGTTCCGATGCATTTCAGCCACTGTCATTTCTTTTTCTGTTATCCGTTGCCCTAATCTTCCCTCTTCATGAGCAGCGGACAAGGCTGATAGCAAATCATCGACTGCATGTACCTCACCAAACTCTTCGCACTCCCTCTGCTTTTGTGCGACGATCTCTTCTAAAACAGATATGCGCTGCCGCAAGTCAGCGATAGACTTTTCGAGCAGACCATGTGCTTCATGCAATGAACGAATGTCTCTCTTGCGTGATGGAAGGATTCGGAATCTCTCCATCTGTTCCATTTCCCCGGCA
This genomic interval carries:
- a CDS encoding YhaN family protein — its product is MRFDRLEINAFGHFTNFSIPFQPNHSFHILYGNNEAGKSTLLRSITQLLYGIPHNSKDSFLHPNSKLRIGGTISNSGGESLSFYRRKGKTKTLLGEDGQALPDHSLLPYMNVLSEDTFRSMFALNHETLREGGETLLQSHGNVGESLFAAASGLNAIKNVMIGLESESKNLYKAGGSKPPINELIRKEKDLTKKINDSLMLARQWKELEKEYKDGQASLAELREKYAQVNAAIKKLEKVRTAHPKIMERNRLMEELAKYEAVPNLPIDCSLQRINLSKTIHDCADAVRSANQEAKQLRAKLEEIEVDERILQQESIIRSLNSDIGAYEKEQRDYEAIKGSAENRLNQINDLLAYMGAGEMEQMERFRILPSRKRDIRSLHEAHGLLEKSIADLRQRISVLEEIVAQKQRECEEFGEVHAVDDLLSALSAAHEEGRLGQRITEKEMTVAEMHRNIDAELTFLPIWKGSREDFSILQIRILDETIQKFIEEERIQKEEILSWIQKINTEEELLEAARMNLRNLEASTIIPTEEHLKDARDARDAGWELVRQTLEGKEVEVEAITLYAGKETLADVYESRSRKADELADVMRHESAKVGMKQKYLNDIEGASKRIEGYKHTLNHLHEEERQFKEKWKSVWLEYGMNPLSPQEMKAWMAKYKEIKQLLSACKKEEDSCALLLQKSKHLKERLYEALSSIKPLEESYEKYSLESLLKEASVFKDKESARINEKKAIETEWLNRKADLAKLEEELKVKVREFDEWKIDWQEAITPLNLDAASSTESALEQIERYDRCINLYDEWSELNIKMDASMRFVKDYEDKVEAILDQVGWPKPVNIQSLVFNLAEALRQQQQNQRDEKEWQSQLEKRLAEYETASSKKKSAEASMQSLFELAGVETEEQLQAVEEQFEKKQELIRKVDGVMTILQEVAGGQSVHELEREVMEQDMDLLEVHLAELKLELTEIDENRSMANQAFGVCKKEYEEKIQGNSVSTVIATEERESIVAELSNLCEQYVEKRLAVMILQKGIEYYRAQNQNPILTRASDLFARLTLYSFEGLTVDYNEKDEEVLLGVKNGEKVGIEAMSDGTKDQLYLALRVASIEKYCEENEPIPFIVDDILVHFDNDRSKITLAILRELSQKTQVIFFTHHAHLVDLIGESMGENEYQLIEVNKEAVMQ